One part of the Leclercia sp. LSNIH1 genome encodes these proteins:
- a CDS encoding GlcG/HbpS family heme-binding protein, protein MKKLMMAAACVAGMVSVSAHAQSVAQKNLSLAQANALASAAIQACTAKNYQVSVTVVDRAGVVKAVQRTDNAGPHTLKASEMKAFTALSTKNASGKVMESAQSNAGAQNLRDIPGLLLLAGGVPVREGDEVIGAIGIGGAPGGHLDEACAQQAIDGLKKS, encoded by the coding sequence ATGAAAAAGTTAATGATGGCGGCAGCGTGTGTAGCAGGGATGGTCAGCGTATCGGCGCATGCACAGTCTGTGGCGCAAAAAAATCTCTCCCTGGCCCAGGCGAATGCGTTAGCCAGCGCGGCGATCCAGGCCTGCACAGCAAAAAATTATCAGGTCAGCGTCACGGTGGTGGATCGCGCCGGGGTGGTAAAAGCGGTGCAGCGCACGGATAACGCCGGTCCGCACACCCTGAAAGCCAGCGAAATGAAAGCCTTTACCGCCCTCAGCACCAAAAACGCGTCGGGGAAGGTGATGGAGTCTGCCCAGAGCAACGCGGGCGCGCAGAACCTGCGCGATATCCCGGGCTTGCTGCTGCTGGCAGGAGGAGTACCGGTCAGGGAAGGGGATGAGGTGATTGGCGCCATCGGCATTGGCGGCGCGCCGGGTGGTCATCTGGATGAAGCCTGCGCGCAGCAAGCCATTGATGGCCTGAAGAAGTCGTAA
- a CDS encoding carbonic anhydrase, which translates to MQHIIEGFLSFQKEIFPQRKDLFRSLASSQNPKALFISCSDSRLVPELVTQQEPGQLFVIRNAGNIVPPFGPEPGGVSATIEYAVVALGVTDIVICGHSNCGAMKAIADNANLEPMPAVSHWLRYSDAAKAVVEKKTWETPTDKVNAMVQENVFAQLSNIKTHPSVAVGLRNNAIRLHGWVYDIESGEIRALDKETKTFVSLSENPGVYFE; encoded by the coding sequence ATGCAACATATCATTGAAGGTTTTCTCAGCTTTCAAAAAGAAATTTTTCCGCAACGTAAAGACCTTTTCCGCAGTCTGGCGTCCAGCCAGAATCCCAAAGCGCTGTTCATCTCCTGTTCTGACAGCCGCCTGGTGCCGGAGTTAGTAACCCAGCAGGAGCCGGGACAGCTCTTTGTCATTCGCAATGCTGGCAACATCGTTCCGCCTTTCGGGCCGGAGCCGGGCGGTGTATCCGCCACCATCGAATATGCGGTGGTCGCCCTGGGCGTGACCGATATCGTGATCTGCGGTCACTCTAACTGTGGCGCGATGAAGGCGATTGCCGACAACGCCAACCTCGAGCCGATGCCTGCCGTCTCTCACTGGCTGCGCTACTCCGATGCGGCAAAAGCGGTGGTGGAAAAGAAAACCTGGGAGACCCCGACCGACAAGGTCAACGCCATGGTGCAGGAGAACGTCTTCGCCCAGCTGAGCAATATCAAAACCCATCCGTCTGTGGCGGTTGGCCTGCGTAACAACGCCATTCGCCTGCACGGCTGGGTGTACGATATCGAAAGCGGCGAAATTCGCGCCCTGGATAAAGAGACGAAAACCTTCGTTTCGCTGTCCGAAAATCCTGGCGTTTACTTCGAGTAA
- a CDS encoding HpcH/HpaI aldolase family protein: MRKNRLKAMPDGSAMINGWLAIPSGYSAELAGHQGFDAVTVDLQHGMIDFGSALSMLQALSATPAVPLVRVQDNDPAQIMRMLDAGAYGIICPMISTAEEARRFVAACRYPPLGNRSFGPARGLLYGGADYPQHANDEILTLAMIETRDGLANLDAILATDGLDGVFIGPNDLSLTLTGSASAESRHPEMLAAIERVVSRCRQWNKIAGIFCTSGEAAARRISEGFQFVTPANDVMQLGRASREAIALARGNALPTTGASGY; this comes from the coding sequence ATGCGTAAAAACAGACTCAAGGCAATGCCCGACGGCAGCGCCATGATTAACGGCTGGCTGGCCATCCCGTCGGGCTACAGCGCGGAGCTCGCCGGCCATCAGGGTTTCGATGCGGTCACCGTCGATCTTCAGCACGGCATGATTGACTTCGGCAGCGCGCTCTCCATGCTGCAGGCCCTCTCCGCTACCCCGGCGGTGCCGCTGGTGCGGGTGCAGGATAACGATCCGGCGCAGATCATGCGCATGCTGGATGCGGGTGCCTACGGCATTATCTGCCCGATGATCTCCACGGCCGAAGAGGCTCGCCGTTTTGTGGCCGCCTGCCGCTATCCGCCGCTGGGCAACCGCTCCTTTGGCCCTGCCCGGGGGCTGCTCTACGGTGGCGCGGATTATCCACAGCACGCCAACGACGAAATATTGACCCTGGCGATGATCGAAACCCGTGACGGGCTGGCGAACCTGGATGCCATCCTTGCCACCGACGGACTGGATGGGGTCTTCATCGGCCCGAACGATCTGTCGTTGACCCTGACCGGCAGCGCCAGCGCCGAATCCCGTCACCCTGAGATGCTGGCCGCCATCGAGCGGGTCGTCAGCCGGTGTCGTCAGTGGAATAAAATCGCCGGGATCTTTTGCACCTCGGGTGAGGCTGCCGCCCGGCGCATTAGCGAAGGTTTCCAGTTTGTCACCCCGGCGAACGATGTCATGCAACTTGGCCGCGCCTCACGCGAAGCCATCGCCCTGGCGCGGGGCAATGCACTCCCCACTACCGGCGCATCAGGTTATTAA
- a CDS encoding cupin: MKARHISPELARSRLVAPEDMVSCNLAFIDCKLPGSHLKQNYSFIGPGVTQSSAQVVNIPEPHGFNIGAAAMPKGVTNNLHLHFTAKVFLIHEGTWRFRWGANGENEAEFSAPAILSIPTWIFRGFTNVSKEETCGMVYTVLGGNNTGGIIWHPSILNAASEYGLYLSKDNMLIDVNAGDTLPEPAGLLAPLPAEEIAALHHYSVEEMRQRAVTGDDRRWSAAGLLDSVLPGHGGEIAPAIGFGISQDKHAAPAIVNPHGFSVEWLRLAAEHVVGRHLCPDVQVIMVFKGTLEVTWNKEGEEVSIVAPERSVISVPANSWRRYRALEGDMECILTTEGDQRKRVYWDEEILQQARAANRCLDPDGYVTAADLLPETAKRAGLKLEALP; this comes from the coding sequence ATGAAAGCACGTCACATTAGCCCCGAACTGGCCCGCAGCCGTCTGGTTGCCCCTGAAGATATGGTGTCCTGCAATCTTGCGTTTATCGACTGCAAGCTCCCCGGCTCTCACCTGAAACAGAACTATTCGTTTATTGGCCCGGGCGTGACCCAGTCCTCCGCTCAGGTGGTCAATATCCCGGAGCCGCACGGCTTTAATATCGGCGCCGCGGCGATGCCAAAAGGGGTGACCAATAACCTGCATCTGCATTTCACCGCCAAAGTGTTCTTGATTCACGAGGGCACGTGGCGTTTTCGCTGGGGAGCCAACGGCGAAAATGAAGCCGAGTTCAGCGCCCCGGCCATTCTTTCCATTCCCACCTGGATCTTCCGCGGCTTTACCAATGTCAGTAAAGAAGAGACCTGCGGCATGGTCTACACGGTGCTTGGGGGAAATAACACGGGGGGAATTATCTGGCATCCGTCGATTCTGAACGCGGCCAGCGAGTATGGCCTCTATCTGAGCAAAGACAACATGCTTATCGACGTGAATGCGGGCGATACCCTTCCGGAACCGGCAGGACTGCTGGCGCCATTGCCTGCAGAAGAGATCGCCGCCCTGCACCACTACTCCGTGGAGGAGATGCGCCAGCGGGCGGTGACCGGGGACGATCGGCGCTGGTCGGCGGCGGGGTTACTCGATTCGGTCCTGCCCGGCCACGGCGGCGAGATCGCCCCGGCGATCGGCTTTGGTATCAGCCAGGATAAACACGCCGCGCCAGCTATCGTTAACCCGCACGGTTTTTCCGTTGAGTGGCTGCGCCTGGCCGCGGAGCATGTGGTGGGTCGCCACCTCTGCCCGGACGTGCAGGTGATCATGGTCTTTAAAGGGACGCTGGAGGTGACCTGGAATAAAGAGGGCGAAGAGGTGAGCATTGTCGCCCCTGAGCGTTCGGTCATTTCGGTTCCGGCCAACAGCTGGCGGCGTTATCGCGCGTTGGAGGGCGACATGGAGTGCATTCTGACCACCGAGGGCGATCAGCGTAAGCGCGTCTACTGGGATGAAGAGATCCTGCAACAGGCGAGAGCGGCAAACCGCTGTCTGGATCCGGACGGGTATGTCACGGCGGCGGATCTGCTGCCGGAAACGGCGAAGCGCGCGGGTCTGAAACTTGAGGCGCTACCGTAA
- the hisD gene encoding histidinol dehydrogenase, translating to MAYMLKTSKPVQERQDAQRQIRETVELILADIEKRGNKAIRELSIKFDRYDRQDYRLSDAEINACINKLSRQDIHDIEFAQEQVFNFARAQKECLRDLEIETRPGVILGHKNIPINAVGCYVPGGKYPLLASAHMSIITANVAGCSRIVSCAPPFGGEPAPAIVAAQKMAGATEIYALGGIQAIGAMALGTDSLSPVDMLVGPGNAFVAEAKRQLFGRVGIDLFAGPTETLVIADDTVDAEMCATDLLGQAEHGVTTPAILLTNSMALAKETLREIDRLLEKLPTADIARQAWRDYGEIIVCDSYEEMLAEADRIASEHVQVMTARDDWFLANMTNFGALFLGPRTNVAYGDKVIGTNHTLPTQKAARYTGGLWVGKFMKTCTWQKVLSDEATTEIGSYCSRLSLLEGFAGHAEQANIRVRRYGQVEVPYATPAPIREKV from the coding sequence GTGGCTTATATGCTTAAAACCAGTAAACCGGTTCAGGAACGTCAGGATGCGCAGCGTCAAATAAGGGAAACGGTAGAGCTAATCCTGGCGGATATTGAAAAACGCGGTAATAAAGCCATCCGCGAATTATCCATTAAGTTTGATCGCTATGACCGTCAGGATTATCGCCTGAGCGACGCGGAAATTAATGCCTGTATCAATAAATTAAGCCGCCAGGATATTCACGATATCGAATTTGCGCAGGAGCAGGTCTTTAATTTCGCCCGCGCTCAAAAAGAATGTCTGCGGGATCTGGAAATTGAAACCCGTCCGGGGGTGATTCTCGGGCATAAAAACATTCCCATCAATGCGGTGGGGTGTTATGTCCCGGGCGGGAAATATCCCCTGCTGGCCTCAGCGCATATGTCGATTATCACCGCCAACGTGGCGGGCTGTTCCCGCATCGTGAGCTGCGCGCCGCCGTTCGGCGGCGAACCGGCACCCGCAATCGTCGCGGCGCAAAAAATGGCCGGCGCCACGGAAATTTATGCGCTGGGAGGGATTCAGGCCATCGGCGCGATGGCGCTGGGCACCGATTCGCTCTCGCCGGTCGATATGCTGGTCGGGCCTGGTAACGCTTTTGTGGCGGAGGCCAAACGCCAGCTCTTTGGCCGGGTCGGGATTGACCTCTTTGCCGGTCCGACGGAGACGCTGGTCATTGCCGACGACACCGTTGACGCCGAAATGTGTGCTACCGACCTGCTGGGACAGGCCGAGCATGGTGTGACCACGCCTGCCATTCTGCTGACCAACTCGATGGCCCTTGCCAAAGAGACGCTGCGCGAGATCGATCGTCTGCTGGAAAAACTGCCCACCGCTGATATCGCCCGCCAGGCGTGGCGCGATTATGGGGAGATCATCGTCTGCGACAGCTACGAAGAGATGCTCGCGGAAGCCGACCGCATCGCCTCTGAGCATGTTCAGGTCATGACCGCCCGGGACGACTGGTTCCTGGCCAACATGACTAACTTCGGCGCTCTGTTCCTCGGCCCGCGCACCAACGTTGCCTATGGCGATAAGGTGATCGGCACCAACCACACGCTGCCCACGCAAAAAGCGGCGCGTTACACCGGCGGCCTGTGGGTGGGGAAATTCATGAAAACCTGCACCTGGCAGAAAGTCCTCAGCGATGAAGCCACCACCGAGATCGGCAGCTACTGCTCGCGCCTCTCGCTGCTGGAAGGCTTCGCCGGACATGCTGAGCAGGCCAATATCCGCGTCCGCCGCTACGGCCAGGTGGAGGTGCCTTACGCCACCCCGGCGCCGATCAGAGAGAAGGTGTAA
- a CDS encoding alpha/beta fold hydrolase, whose translation MDNHALPLVLISGTLCNARLWQPLLDRLNLSDVLCITLTDATSAADASRNLLRELPPRFLLAGFSLGAIVALQMVADAPQRIAGLALLSVNPLADAPENAASRREAVRVARQQGVMSWLSASLWPKYVAPTRTQDAALHDLICQMAGECGPDTLATQTEIAITRRDNRGALPALACPIVVINGLHDPICTPSHHQRVIESAPQATLVTLASAGHFTLLEAPDEVAHPLRHWIQECLDA comes from the coding sequence GTGGATAATCACGCCCTGCCGCTGGTGCTGATTAGCGGCACGCTCTGTAACGCGCGTCTCTGGCAGCCGCTGCTTGACAGGCTCAACCTCTCTGACGTGCTCTGCATTACGCTGACCGACGCGACGTCGGCGGCAGACGCCTCGCGAAACCTGCTGCGCGAACTGCCGCCGCGCTTCCTGCTGGCTGGCTTTTCGCTGGGGGCGATTGTGGCCCTGCAGATGGTCGCCGACGCGCCACAGCGTATCGCCGGGCTGGCGCTGCTGTCGGTCAATCCCCTTGCCGATGCGCCAGAAAATGCGGCTTCCCGACGCGAGGCGGTGCGCGTGGCGCGACAGCAGGGTGTAATGAGTTGGCTCTCCGCCAGCCTGTGGCCGAAATACGTTGCCCCAACGCGCACGCAGGATGCCGCCCTGCACGATCTGATTTGCCAGATGGCCGGGGAGTGCGGGCCCGACACCCTGGCGACGCAGACTGAAATCGCTATTACCCGGCGGGACAATCGCGGGGCGCTCCCGGCCCTCGCCTGCCCCATCGTTGTTATCAACGGCCTGCACGATCCCATCTGCACGCCGTCTCACCACCAGCGGGTTATTGAGAGTGCGCCTCAGGCGACGCTTGTCACCCTCGCCTCAGCCGGACATTTCACCCTGCTGGAAGCGCCGGATGAGGTTGCTCACCCGCTACGTCACTGGATCCAGGAGTGTTTAGATGCGTAA
- a CDS encoding MBL fold metallo-hydrolase: MIVLCKTCGTSYDADHEPQHCAICEDERQYVPATGQEWLDFSALTRTHTNKWQQLEPDLLSIKTVPAFAINQRAILLRTAQGNVLWDCIANLDPATRALVTALGGIDAIAISHPHYYTTMQDWAAAFNAPVYLHARDRQWVMRSSPALRFWEGDSLEIVPDVTLHRLGGHFAGGTVLHWHRDGGILLAGDILQVTPGKDGVSFMWSYPNMLPLPAGVVAEIAARLEKVSFERLYGAFEGQNISANAREIVMRSVQKYIACLKS, translated from the coding sequence GTGATCGTCTTATGTAAAACCTGCGGCACGTCTTATGACGCCGACCACGAACCGCAGCACTGTGCCATTTGCGAAGATGAGCGCCAGTATGTACCCGCGACGGGCCAGGAGTGGCTTGATTTTTCCGCCCTGACCCGCACGCACACCAACAAGTGGCAACAGCTCGAACCCGACTTATTGAGCATCAAAACCGTGCCCGCGTTTGCCATCAACCAGCGCGCGATCCTGCTGAGAACCGCGCAGGGTAATGTGCTGTGGGACTGTATCGCCAATCTCGATCCCGCCACCCGGGCGCTGGTGACCGCGCTGGGCGGTATCGACGCCATCGCCATCTCGCACCCGCACTACTACACCACCATGCAGGACTGGGCAGCGGCCTTTAACGCCCCGGTATACCTGCACGCCAGGGATCGGCAGTGGGTGATGAGGAGCAGCCCGGCGCTGCGCTTCTGGGAGGGCGATTCGCTGGAGATCGTCCCTGACGTGACGCTGCACCGACTGGGCGGCCATTTTGCCGGCGGGACGGTGCTGCACTGGCACCGCGACGGCGGTATTCTGCTGGCCGGGGATATTCTGCAGGTCACGCCGGGCAAAGATGGGGTGTCGTTTATGTGGAGCTACCCGAACATGCTGCCGCTCCCGGCAGGCGTCGTGGCTGAGATCGCCGCCAGGCTGGAAAAGGTTTCCTTCGAACGCCTCTACGGCGCCTTTGAAGGCCAGAACATTTCCGCGAACGCGCGGGAGATTGTCATGCGGTCGGTCCAGAAATATATTGCTTGTCTGAAGTCGTGA
- a CDS encoding MFS transporter, whose protein sequence is MFRALLRRPEARLFFIISVLFFICIHSIDAFLAPMMINQGMEPQVMGIIMGASGLATLLIRFPLGIVSDVVKSRKIFIQGALVLPIIAWPLAWLEPNALTLYLAKAADGVTAATWVLYNILFIRYFDRKDAPAAVAFLALAGPLGVFLGNCIGGLLIHYFENNIAFFVSCVSALVALLLTTRIQDVHDPVKAPTLKACIAGARLQLADRSVWLIGILATLVILVPFATRDTLTPIYAEQLGGRAGILTLLSNIHLIFYALAIALCSSLFYQRLGLMKTAVLGIVLQVVSTLGIPFTSNMYVIYLLQALAGFSFGMAFAAFMSLSVVNTTSDEQSTRMGLFQTIYSCGMFAGPVIMGVMMQHINLSSGYLFIAALSVIAAIATPLSVRWVNSRKTPPSAELSLNAPLAPARDQ, encoded by the coding sequence ATGTTTCGAGCACTGTTACGCCGACCCGAAGCCCGGCTCTTTTTTATCATCAGCGTGTTGTTTTTTATCTGTATTCACAGCATTGATGCGTTCCTGGCCCCGATGATGATCAACCAGGGGATGGAGCCGCAGGTGATGGGGATCATCATGGGGGCCAGCGGCCTCGCCACGCTGCTGATCCGCTTTCCACTGGGGATTGTTTCCGATGTGGTGAAGAGTCGAAAAATCTTTATCCAGGGGGCGCTGGTCCTGCCGATTATCGCCTGGCCGCTGGCGTGGCTGGAGCCTAACGCCCTCACCCTCTATCTGGCGAAGGCGGCTGACGGGGTCACCGCTGCCACCTGGGTGCTCTACAACATTCTCTTTATTCGCTATTTTGACCGCAAAGATGCCCCTGCTGCGGTGGCCTTTCTGGCGCTGGCGGGGCCGCTGGGGGTGTTTCTCGGCAACTGCATCGGGGGCCTGTTGATTCACTATTTTGAGAACAACATCGCATTTTTCGTCTCCTGCGTCTCGGCGCTGGTGGCGCTGCTTCTCACCACCCGCATCCAGGATGTACACGATCCGGTCAAAGCCCCGACGCTGAAAGCCTGTATCGCCGGTGCCCGCCTGCAACTGGCCGATCGTTCGGTGTGGCTGATTGGTATTCTGGCGACCCTCGTCATCCTGGTGCCTTTTGCTACCCGCGATACGCTGACGCCGATCTATGCCGAGCAGTTAGGCGGGCGTGCCGGGATCTTAACCCTGCTGAGTAACATCCATCTGATCTTCTACGCTCTCGCCATCGCCCTTTGCAGCAGCCTCTTTTATCAGCGCCTTGGGCTGATGAAGACGGCGGTGCTGGGCATTGTCCTACAGGTGGTGTCGACCTTAGGCATCCCCTTCACCAGCAATATGTATGTCATCTATCTGTTACAGGCGCTGGCGGGCTTCTCCTTCGGGATGGCGTTCGCGGCCTTTATGTCCCTGAGCGTGGTCAATACCACCTCTGATGAGCAGTCCACGCGCATGGGTCTGTTCCAGACCATTTACTCCTGCGGCATGTTTGCCGGGCCGGTGATCATGGGCGTGATGATGCAGCACATTAATCTGTCGTCCGGCTATCTCTTTATTGCTGCCCTGTCGGTTATCGCGGCCATTGCCACCCCGCTCTCCGTGCGCTGGGTGAATAGCCGTAAAACGCCGCCGTCTGCGGAATTATCCCTTAACGCCCCACTCGCGCCCGCGCGCGACCAGTAA
- a CDS encoding response regulator transcription factor, producing the protein MDNVIWLIDDDASVRESLVFLFTGMNWHVEPYDSIAAFTAAQGAEKSLIGCLLLDMRMPGKGGLAWLEEGAWPWPLLPVILMTGHGTIDACRRAFHNGVFEFFTKPLDADRLIESITAALTESQRRLGVWQEATRVRARFEQLTTREHEVLQALMEGSSNKAVAARLNLSPRTVEAHRAAVFAKLGVSSLVQAIREYDKLQSV; encoded by the coding sequence ATGGATAACGTCATCTGGTTGATTGATGATGATGCGTCAGTCAGAGAGTCGCTGGTTTTTCTTTTCACCGGTATGAACTGGCATGTGGAGCCTTATGACAGTATTGCTGCGTTTACCGCGGCGCAGGGGGCGGAAAAATCCCTGATCGGCTGTCTGCTACTGGACATGCGCATGCCGGGAAAAGGTGGGCTCGCCTGGCTGGAGGAGGGGGCATGGCCCTGGCCGCTGCTGCCAGTGATCCTCATGACCGGTCATGGCACCATTGATGCCTGCCGCCGCGCGTTTCACAACGGCGTGTTTGAATTTTTCACCAAGCCGCTGGATGCCGACAGGCTGATCGAATCCATTACCGCCGCCCTCACCGAGAGCCAGCGGCGCCTGGGCGTCTGGCAGGAGGCCACGCGGGTCCGAGCGCGGTTTGAACAGCTCACCACCCGGGAGCATGAGGTGCTGCAGGCGCTCATGGAAGGCAGCAGTAATAAAGCGGTCGCCGCCCGGCTGAATCTCTCCCCAAGGACAGTGGAAGCGCACCGGGCGGCGGTGTTCGCCAAGCTGGGCGTCTCAAGTCTGGTGCAGGCCATCCGGGAATATGACAAATTACAATCCGTATAA
- a CDS encoding SDR family NAD(P)-dependent oxidoreductase, whose product MAFPEMPSFGLQGKRALVTGGSRGLGFACAVALAQSGAEVWIAARDRQALDAAATLAAERGLLLRPVVLDITDVAQVEAVTEALPAFDILVNSAGLARHEPFLTVSEANFDAVMALNLRATFFVSQRIAARMREERIAGSIIHISSQMGHVGGPKRSVYCASKFALEGLTKAMALELGEAGIRVNTLCPTFIETALTASSLADPAFRHYVLENIKLGRTGTVEDVMGPVVFLASGAAAMITGSALMVDGGWTAT is encoded by the coding sequence ATGGCGTTTCCTGAGATGCCCTCCTTCGGCCTGCAGGGAAAGCGAGCCCTGGTGACGGGCGGCTCCCGCGGGCTGGGATTCGCCTGCGCTGTCGCCCTGGCGCAGAGTGGCGCAGAGGTGTGGATTGCCGCCAGGGATCGCCAGGCGCTGGATGCGGCTGCCACCCTCGCCGCCGAACGCGGGCTGCTGCTGCGTCCGGTGGTGCTGGATATCACCGATGTCGCCCAGGTGGAGGCCGTCACCGAAGCCCTGCCCGCCTTCGACATTCTGGTCAACAGCGCCGGGCTGGCTCGCCACGAACCGTTTCTGACGGTCAGCGAGGCGAACTTTGATGCGGTGATGGCGCTCAACCTGCGGGCGACCTTTTTTGTCAGCCAGCGGATCGCCGCCCGGATGCGTGAGGAGCGAATAGCAGGCTCGATCATCCACATCTCCTCCCAGATGGGGCATGTCGGCGGCCCTAAGCGCAGCGTCTACTGCGCGTCGAAATTTGCGCTGGAAGGGTTAACCAAAGCCATGGCGCTGGAGCTTGGCGAGGCGGGGATCCGGGTTAATACCCTCTGCCCGACCTTTATTGAGACGGCGCTGACCGCATCGTCGCTGGCCGACCCGGCCTTTCGCCACTACGTGCTGGAGAATATCAAGCTCGGACGCACCGGTACCGTCGAAGATGTGATGGGTCCGGTGGTGTTCCTGGCCTCCGGCGCCGCAGCGATGATCACCGGCAGCGCGCTGATGGTCGACGGCGGCTGGACCGCAACCTGA
- a CDS encoding sensor histidine kinase, with amino-acid sequence MNSKNYLQRGLLIWLTLCLLSSVLLYAEQIRRQYWALDREFATAFTEIGAVLTQNESVLPLLNGDEDLTALRKKFPQILDLQTTSGRALDAARVEPVTGTQYWLYNPWRQIRVLIDPSPVLNAWPRFSRLTLNLSGEVQPPPTEAFWHWQRQFSQHTQPFILLAEAQPAWLSVALLPFVLLFVGWAIVVAAGGVILWQRKQRQNADQRAWYYQHARLNTLGEITAGIVHEINQPLTAVQTWIQGAQRQVRQDNPAAVAQALGSALVQTQRISVLLTRFREHVTQEAVTLEAVDLAECWRHVSNLLEHERTASPVRLTHDFAADARTLCADRLWLEQVLHNLLSNAIQAQQERAAGWVHIRSHREGERIHIAITDGGPGFTPEALHNAFMPFYSGREGGTGLGMTLTESLVTRMNGTLALDNAPEGGARIRLQFAHHGGQVNG; translated from the coding sequence ATGAACAGCAAAAACTATCTACAACGAGGGCTCCTGATTTGGCTCACGCTCTGCCTGCTCAGCAGCGTGCTGCTGTATGCCGAACAGATCCGCCGTCAGTACTGGGCACTCGACCGGGAATTTGCCACGGCGTTTACGGAGATCGGCGCGGTTCTCACCCAGAATGAGTCAGTGCTGCCGCTGTTGAATGGCGATGAAGATCTGACGGCGCTGCGTAAAAAATTCCCGCAAATACTCGACCTGCAAACCACCTCTGGTCGCGCACTCGACGCCGCCCGGGTTGAACCGGTGACGGGCACGCAGTACTGGCTCTACAACCCCTGGCGACAGATCCGGGTGCTGATTGACCCTTCGCCGGTCCTTAACGCCTGGCCCCGCTTTTCCCGCCTCACCCTGAATCTCTCCGGTGAGGTGCAGCCACCGCCAACAGAGGCTTTCTGGCACTGGCAGCGACAGTTTTCTCAGCATACCCAGCCGTTTATTCTGCTGGCCGAGGCCCAACCGGCGTGGCTGAGCGTAGCGCTGCTGCCGTTTGTCCTGCTGTTTGTGGGCTGGGCTATTGTGGTCGCGGCGGGTGGCGTGATCCTCTGGCAGCGTAAGCAGCGCCAGAACGCCGACCAGCGCGCCTGGTACTATCAACATGCCCGGCTCAATACCCTGGGGGAGATCACCGCGGGCATTGTGCATGAGATCAACCAGCCTCTCACAGCGGTGCAGACCTGGATCCAGGGGGCGCAGCGCCAGGTGCGCCAGGATAACCCTGCGGCGGTTGCTCAGGCGCTGGGCTCGGCGCTGGTGCAAACCCAGCGCATTAGCGTGCTGCTGACCCGCTTTCGTGAGCACGTTACCCAGGAGGCTGTCACCTTAGAAGCAGTAGATCTGGCCGAGTGCTGGCGGCATGTCAGTAACCTGCTGGAGCATGAGCGCACCGCCAGTCCTGTTCGTCTTACCCATGATTTCGCCGCCGATGCCCGCACGCTCTGCGCCGACCGGCTGTGGCTGGAGCAGGTGCTGCATAACCTGCTCAGCAACGCTATTCAGGCCCAGCAGGAGCGCGCCGCAGGATGGGTGCATATCCGCAGCCATCGCGAAGGCGAACGCATCCATATAGCGATCACTGACGGTGGCCCGGGCTTTACCCCGGAAGCGCTCCACAACGCCTTTATGCCCTTTTATAGCGGGCGAGAGGGCGGCACGGGGCTGGGAATGACCTTAACGGAGTCGTTGGTCACCCGGATGAATGGCACGCTGGCTCTGGATAATGCCCCGGAGGGCGGGGCCAGGATCAGATTGCAGTTTGCTCACCACGGAGGTCAGGTAAATGGATAA